The genomic region TTTAGGAGGATGAAAAAAGCCCACTGGCCTGCGAATTACGGCTTTCCAACTTGGGTTACTCATCCTCAGCCCCAACCTTTATTTTAGACCCAAACAAATTGACCCAGTTATTTGTCACATATTTTAGTAACATTAACATGTTATTGCACATCAAGCATCTAGGCCGAAGCTTCGTTGATCTATGATCCTACAATGAAAAATCGTACAAGGCAAGAATGTTGATAAAGAAATCATATGATCTAAAAcaattatataaatatacacATGTTTTTCTTGGGTTTAAGCCTATCGAGGTGCTGCATAATTCGGTCCCCTGAATGTTATATATCAAATGTTGATGATCACTTCTGATTTGATATGTTCCATTTCTTTTCTCCTACACAAATTTGCACGATCATAGATCAAATATTTGGTTTGAGGAAAACAATTTAGCTACATAATTCGGTCCGCTGAATGTTATATATCAAATGCAGGATCATAGATCAAACATCTAGCTGTCTAAAATACGAGCATGGAAGCAAGAAcaatttcactatttaaaaagagaattgttattggtacttcaaaaatcttattataactccaaactttttatatttggaaagaaaagtacatttatgaggagtgtaaaatgagatttttgaagtaccaaTAATACTTCCccttaaaaaacaaattatacaCTAGCttttaattgtaataaaaaaaataatcagaGAATAAAATGGTCAATTTTTGAAACACGAACATATGCTAGGATTGtttaataggaaaactaatgaaaagagcttgaaaattttgagttttaacgataaggacaaaataaagggtaaagtgaatagtatcaggattgactttttagtataaaaacgtggtttttcgttaaagtaaacagtactggAAGCTTTACTAATCAGATCTTAAGATTCCTACTTTTTTTAGTGCATTGGACATCTGAGCTgagtagttttttattttttatttttaaagtattACATTTATCACAATTTTcatcatattttttaaattaatatttatacCGTCTTTATAATACAGATATTATTCACGTCTATTGGTAGGCCGTATAAATATTAGAAAAGTGATACaaatatgataagtgtatgcCCCACCACTATCAGCTACCATCACCACCGCAATGGAGAAATTTCTAGACACCCACATCGATAAGCAATAAAATGGGGGTTACTGGTTAGGGTTGAGATTCATTTAAAACCCACGAGCAAATTCTGGGTTTCagaaaatacaaattaaagAACATCAAGGTTTATTACCACAAGTAGATTTTGGGTCACTCACAACATTCCTTCTATATCACAACACAGAGATCGGGGTGTTTCATGGGTTTTGGTTGCTGGGTAGTATTTGGGGGGCATATAGACAGAGATTTGGAAAGGGATGTGGCGGTGGGTTTGGGTATCAGTGGAGGAGGAGATTGAGAGGTGGTGGTAGGCTGGTAGCTGATGGGTTGCGAGTTGCAAGTGACTGGAAGTGAGTCGTGGAGGAGTTGCCGGCGGTGGAGTTGGGTGGTTAGGACGTGGGGGAAGAAGAGAGGGGGGAGGAAGATGCGAAGTTGATAAGGCTAGAAGTTGATTTTTAGAAAACTGTAATGGAGactaaaatttttaactaatGACGGATcatcaaaaaaaataaacaacttaaataataatctaattatcaataatcgtattatttgatttgtaaatttgatttacATTATgatgtcaccaataagaaattaGCATTATCTATCTTTTAGTAAAAttgattctaatttattttattttttgaacaaatataCACTAAGACATACTTCAacccttggagtaaaactcaaaatttaggTTCTAAACTTATCCTAACTTGCTTCAACCCttggggcaaatatgagttaaaatccaaaatcatttatgagttaaattcattgaattcaacgactaaaatctaatttaatcaaattcaacagtaaaaaaaaaaaatctaaaggtccaaatttaaatccatcgggtaaagtaattaaaaaatatatatatcttatttgtttcatattctttcgtaGTGTTATACGAGTTTCATAGTgctagtttagtgattttttaatatttatcgaaacctaaatatttttatgataaaatgttaataaaattaaattaggataatccacatttttttaaagttactttaagaaagaaaaaaaaatcctaaattcgttctttaataatctcgggaTAAAAATTTAACCTAGAAGGGTTGGAGGCGAAAAACTGTTTATGAGTTAAAaactttaggttttaacccaggggttggagatggtctaagaggTGGAGATTGGACTAAGTCATACAATTGGCTTGCGAGAAAAATGTGGTTGAACTttgtctttgacgagaatcgaacttaagatctctcactaCAACCATTTGATCGTTGTACTAAGTGACAAGTTGATTCTAAttattaaaagaataaaaatacaagAGTTGATCTTTTGGCATGTATATGTCACCTGTCACATTAAATAGCTTAAAGATTTTGTTCAAATAAGTTGGTTTTCGAGATTATGTCTTTAGTTTATATTTTGTAGGCTAAAGACGTGACGATTGATAATTGCATAtcgtttataataatttaaattagggtttttatcataaatggtcattgaaattgacttACCTTATCAAGAtagtctctgaaattgaaaatcagtCAATATAGTCCATGAAAATGGGTGTCGAAGATCAATGTGGTCCTTCCGtcacaattttgtcaaaaactttgttatgtgctgatgtggcgCATAACTGGGTCCCACagtctaattaaatattgtcCATGTggatttaaatattaaaaaaatattttgtaaaattaaaaacttaggaaaaaaaggaagatgATTGGAACTCGTTAATGTGCCTACTGATGTGAACAACGGCGAtggggttgttgttgttggtgcagcTGCTCTCGGCTTAGCTTGGGGTGGCAAATGGGCGGCACTTGGCAGAGCTGTGTAGGGAGGAGTACCCGACGTGGGCGAGGATGGTGCTGTGGGTGATGGCGGAGCTAGCGTTGATTGGGGCTGATTTACATGAGGTGATTGGGAGTGCGATTGCTATCAAGTTTTTGAGTAATGGGGCTTTGCCGCCATAATCTAGAGTCATCATAACACCTTTGGATTTTGGAATTTACCCTTTGTGTTTTTGGACCGTTTTGAtctttggatttttttggtttttgaaattatgttttctttaaatttttctgGGCTTCAGTGGTCAAATTTTGTCTTTTCTTTCGAGAATTGAAATTTGTGGCTGTACACCAGCTTTGAAATCACGACTTGCAAAGCGACTGGTGTGTTTGGCTGCAAGTGGGAGGGGAAGAACTCCAAAGAAGCTGAACAGATGAAGCacatagtttttaattattttttcttttttaagtttttaattatatagaaataacaattttttttaattccagatcaatttcagagaccatttatgataaaaatcttttaaatttaaattattatcaACTGTCATATTATATGATCTACTAAATATAAATCAACTTTATATATCCAAGACGTTGTATGAATTTAATTGAACTTTAGAGTTAATAAAGTCCTAAATCATAAGATCCTCTTGGAGCGTTAGGCAACCATCCCACCAACAAATAAACCAAATTAAAGAAGCATAAACCCAATCCTAATAaattgagtaaattgtagcaatgatttattaactttaacttaattggagcaatggttttcaactaaaaattcattaccattggtccattaactcatcaaaacgtgcaactatggtccctcaactaaaaattcattaccattagtccctcaactttaatccaatcgGAGAAAttgtcccttaactttaacctaattagagtaatagtccctcaactttaacccaattgtagtaatggtcatttcaaacaaaattttgacgaagttgacgaaaagaacCATATTTGCActttttgatgagttgagggccCCAACTATATCAATGGTCATtctaacataacttattttgacaaaattctaacgaagttgacaaaaagaACCATAGTTATACATTTTGATGAGTAGAGGgatcaatggtaatgaatttttaattgagggatcattgctccaatttgattaaaattgagaGACCATTTCTACAATTTACCCTAATGAATTTCCATTACTTTTTATACACCCAAAATACCcctagaaacaaacaaaaatttcgAATCTGCACTCCTCAATCCGCAGTAGCAGCCACTTCAGCATGGCGTTTGGAGCCACTCCCGGCCTATTTCTTGCTCGTCACTTTCTTCTTATTCTACGATCCACAtcccaaaatatttttcaatttctcaAAAATCCACCCGACAATGCCACTGTCGTTCCCCTCCTTCTGCACGGACAGCGGCGTTTTGGGCACCTCGACCTTCAGGTTCTCGGCCAAACCCTCCAAACAAGCCCCGTTGCTTCGAAAACCAACAAACAATTGCGGGTACAACAACTCCACCGACTTCCTGAATTTCTTCCTAACCTTCCTCACCGAACCGGCACCGTTCGCATGACCCTCCTTGTAATCACCCACTGCCACGCGCCCGCTCGCGTACGCGACGCACGCTCTCAGTATCACACTCGCTCTCTGCCGAAAGTGCTCGGCGACTAACGCCTCGAAATTTTTGGCGGCCTCCGCAGTAGCTGGTGCGTTGTTTTGTGAGTCAACGAACTTGTCCTCGTCGTACTCCTGCGCCACCTTGGCCCAGCGAATGTGGGCGCCGGGGGCCCGGGCCCCGGCCCATGCCGGGTTCGTTGAAATAGGGCCGTTCGTTGAGCACGAGACCCTGGATCGACACCAGGACCTGGAGGATTGTCGACTGAGACGGATCCCACTTCTCCCGCTTCTTGCCGTGCCAGGTGTTGAGCAGGCTCAGGCAGACGAAACCGCTATCGTAGAGATTCGGGTTGACCCGGTTCCCGAAAGAGTGGTAATAAGAGTGGGGAGGGCGGGTCGGGTAATTTGACGGGAATGCGATGTCGAATAAGAAACGTGCATCGTGGTAGGGAGTGCCAGTGGCGCCGATGATAATGACCCGGAGGAGGTCGATGCCGGTTTCGTAGACGCGCACGTAGATGGAGTCCGGGAGGTGCTTCTCGAGAATCTTCCACTCCCGCATTATCTTCTGGTGGACCTCGTTACCGAAGCAAACTCCGCCGCCGCTTTTTGAGACGACGTTGAAATGGTGGTCTGAGGGGTCTGAGACGACGTCGAATTGCTTGAACCCGTTGGGCTCTCCTCCGGCGCCCGCCATTGTTTTCTTTCGAGGGCTTTTTGGTTATTGGACGGACTGTGGGAC from Pyrus communis chromosome 4, drPyrComm1.1, whole genome shotgun sequence harbors:
- the LOC137732647 gene encoding putative ubiquitin-conjugating enzyme E2 38 produces the protein MAGAGGEPNGFKQFDVVSDPSDHHFNVVSKSGGGVCFGNEVHQKIMREWKILEKHLPDSIYVRVYETGIDLLRVIIIGATGTPYHDARFLFDIAFPSNYPTRPPHSYYHSFGNRVNPNLYDSGFVCLSLLNTWHGKKREKVSCSTNGPISTNPAWAGARAPGAHIRWAKVAQEYDEDKFVDSQNNAPATAEAAKNFEALVAEHFRQRASVILRACVAYASGRVAVGDYKEGHANGAGSVRKVRKKFRKSVELLYPQLFVGFRSNGACLEGLAENLKVEVPKTPLSVQKEGNDSGIVGWIFEKLKNILGCGS